The Rahnella aquatilis CIP 78.65 = ATCC 33071 genomic sequence CCGTTCATCGATTCGTGAGGCCCTGATTGCGCTGGAGATCACCGGCTGGGTGGAAATCCGCACCGGTAACGGCGTGTATGTCAGCGATCCGTTGCCACAGGCCACACCGGCAGTGCAAACGGTGAGTACCGAAGAGGAATTCAGCCTGCAATCGCTGGTGAAAGCACGTCAGGTTTATGAATCGATGACAGCAGAACTGGCGGCAATTAACGGCACTGACGATCAGCGCGAAAAACTGAAAGCCATCGCCCGCGAATTAAACGAACTCAATGCTAACAACGACGCCTTCCTCGAAGCCGATCGCCGTTTTCATATGATGATCAGCGAAATGACCGGCAACGAAGTACTGCACGATATGATGGGATATTTGTGGGATAAACGACGTTCACGCCGGTTTATGCGCCTGGAGAGTCATTACACAGAAGTGGATTTCGCCCGTGAAATGAATGCTGATCATCAGGGGATCCTGGATGCCATTCTGGCGAAAGATGGCGCAGGGGCGCGGGCAAGAATGAGCCGCCATTTACAGCATGTGTATGACCAGTTATTTGCAGAATGAGAGTGTCAATGCCGGACACAGGCGGCTTTTAAATCAAAACCTTGGGTTGCCACCCAAACTGGCCTTAAGGGTGGCTTATCGCCGCCACCCTTAAGAATCCCGGGCTCTTCCACTGCGCGCTATCGCTAGATGCCATGTTTCAGGTGCCACAGAGACAGGCTGGAAATCTTGCCGCTGCGCGATTCCTTCTCTCGGTCTTCGAGCCGAGGTCTCGAAGCCGCTCCGTTCAGCAAGATTTCTGAATCGTCTCTGGCTTTTAAAAAAACAAAACAGAACAAGCAAGGTTGTGAAGTAAAGGTCTGAGGCCGGTTTCAAAATATCGCCGGACGAGAGGTGGAAAACCGCGTGTCTTTATTACGCGGGTTGTAACCCGAAGGGAGGGAACCGCGCAGCGGCGGGATTTTGCGGCTATCGCTGTGGTCCCTGAAACATAGCCAGCGAGCGGAGCGCGCAGTTAAAAAACGCAGGATTCTAAAGGGTTTCGTTTAAAACCCTTTGGGCCCGTGTGGGCGGCGAGCCCACAAACATAGTATCAGCTCGGATACGGCACCCACCCGCCGCCATTCAGCCGGATGTAAATTTTCCCCTGATATTCCATCACCACAGAGTTCTCATTTTCTGACACCAGCGGCGTTTGCGGCAGGTCCGAGCCGAAGGTTTTTTTGCCCGGGCCGACAGCTGGGTAATACGCGAAGACAGTTTTCCTGAAGACAAACCGATGGAAAGCCTGCGGGAGGTACTGGGGCTGGGGATCCGTGGTTATCTGCGGATGCTGGATATCGCTCCGCAACGCTACCGTCCGCTGGCATCCGCAACCCGGTCGTTTGGCCGCTGGTTGCTGTCTTTTGCTCCGCGTAATCCACCGCTGGCCGTTCAGCCTGATGAATCCAACCTGATGATGACAAAACAATGAAAAGACTTCCGATAACCCCTTTTATGGCATCCGCATTGATGACATTGGCGTTGGGTTCTGCGGCTCCGGCCTTCAGTGAACAGGCTCCTGCACCAGCTGTGCCGGGAAACGCCACGCCGGCGCCTGAGGTGACCTTGCCGGGGGTGGCGCCAGCGGTAAACCCGATGATTATTCCGGGCGCGCCGGTACGCAGCGTGACATTACCTTTTGCCGATGTGGCACCGAAGCCGGGGGCCATTATCTTGCGCGGTATTCAGCCGAACGGGCAGATTGAATTCGGTGTGCGCAGTGACGAAGTCGTGACACAGGCCACGCTGAATCTCGAATTCACGCCGTCGCCGTCGCTGATCCCGGTTCAGTCGCATCTTAAGGTGTATCTCAACGACCAGCTGATGGGCGTTGAAGTGATTGATAAAGACCAGCCCGGCAAGAAAAATCATCTGCAGATGACAATTGATCCGCGCTATGTCACCGACTTCAACCGCATCCGCCTGGAGTTTATCGGGCATTACCAGAACGTCTGTGAAAACCCGGCGAACACCACGCTGTGGCTGGAAATCGGCAAGGGCAGTTCGCTCAGCCTGCAATACCAGAAACTGCCGCTGAGCAATGATCTGGCGCATTTCCCGGTGCCGTTCTTTGATGCGCGCGACAGCCGTCCGCTGAGTCTGCCGATGGTCTTTGCCACGTCTCCGGATGCCAGCCAGCAACAGGCGGCGGCGATTCTGGCCTCCTGGTTCGGCAGCAAAGCCCAGTGGCGCGGACAATCCTTCCCGACGCTCTATAACCAGTTGCCGGACAGTCACGCCGTGGTGTTTGCGACCAACGGCAAACGCCCGGATTTCCTCAAAGAAATGCCGCCGGTAAAAGGACCGGTGGTGCAGATGGTCAGCCGCCCGGATAATCCGTACGTCAAAATGCTGCTGATCCTCGGTCGTGATGATCAGGACTTACTGACGGCAGTAAAAGGCATTGCGCAGGGGAATATTCTGTTTCGTGGCGAAACGATCGGCGTCGGTAAAGTGGAAAGGATCCAGCCACGCCAGCCGTATGACGCACCAAACTGGGTGCGTACTGACCGCCCGATGAATTTTGGCGAACTGAAACAGTATGCGGAACAGTTACAGTCTGACGGCATTCAGCCGAATCCGGTCACGCTCAACATTAATTTGCCGCCGGATCTGTTCCTGATTAACAGCACCGGCATTGATATGCGGCTGAAGTACCGTTACACCTCGCCGCAGCTGAAAAACACTTCGCGTCTGAGCATCAGCCTGAATAACCAGTTTGTACAGGATCTGACCCTGAAAACCGGACACGATGAGGATTCACAGTTACTGCATCTGTCACTGCTGCAGGGGCTGCTGGATGGCAGCAAAGACCTGAATATTCCCGCGCTGAAACTGGGTGCGGTTAACCAGATGCGTTTTGATTTCGACTACACCTCGCTGCTGGCGAGCGGCGCCGATGGCCGTTGCGAAACCTATAACAGCGTACCAAATCATGTGGTAATCGATGACGGCTCCACCATCGATTTCTCCGGTTACCGTCATTTCATGGCGATGCCTGATTTGCGCGCTTTCGCCAACGCCGGTTTCCCGTTCAGCCGCCTGGCAGATTTATCCCAGACGCTGGTTCTGGTTCAGTCAAAACCGCAACCGGTTCAGCTCACCACGCTGCTTGATGCCATGGGCAATATTGGCGCACTCACCGGTTATCCGGCGCTTGGCGTGGGGCTGACCGAAGACGCGGCAAAAGCAAAATCCACCGACGCAGATCTGCTGGTGATCGGCAATCTGCCTGCGGATTTGCGCGACGACAGCATGCGCGATGACACAAAAGCCAACTTACTGATCGGGGCTGTGCGCGATACAGTCAATACGCCAGTCCGCCAGGTGTCGTTACCGGATAACGCTGCTCCGGACGGCGATGCGCGGGTGGATGCCAGTGCGCAAATCAGTGCGCAAGGCCCGATTGCGGCCATCGTCGGCGTCAGGTCGCCATACTTTGATCAGCGCAGCATCGTCGCGCTGATGGCAAACGGTCAGCAGGGCTTTGAAATGCTGAACACCTCGATGCAGGATACCCAACAGCGTGCGCGGATCTTTGGCTCAGTGGCGGTAGTGCGTGATTCCGGCGTCAGCAGCCTGCAGGTCGGCGATACCTATTATGTGGGCCATTTGCCGTGGTGGGAGCGGGTATGGAACGCACTGGCGAACCATCCGGTATTGCTGGCGGTGATGGCGGTGATTTCGGTGCTGCTGGCGGCCATTCTGTTGTGGACCGGTCTGCGTTCTCTGGCCCGTCGTCGTCTGTCTGATGATGACCAGGAATAAGTTCGTGAACACACACCGCACACATCTGTTTTTTCGCAGCAGACTGGCCCTGACGGTAGGGCTGGCTTTGCTGACTGCGCCTGCGGTTTCAGCCCCCGTTGTTTCACCGGAACAATGGTTGCTGGAACAGGTGCGGATCGGTGAAGCCAGTCATCAGGACGATCTGGTGCGTCAGTCACTGTTTCGCCTGGAATTAATGGATCCGCAGAACCCGAAAGTGATGTCCGCCCGTTTGCGTCTGCATCTGCGCGAAGGCGATCAGGCCAAAGCACAGCAGCAACTGGAAAAAATTAAACAGGTTGCGCCCGGTTCGGATGAATACCGGCAGGCGCAGCGGAGCCTGAAAATCGCCTCGCCGGAAATGCAGCAAAAACTCCAGCAGACGCGGTTGCTGGCGACGGCAGGGCGGCTTGATGAAGCCAAAGCACAATATGATGAATTGTTTGGCGACCAGCCGCCAACCCTGGATCTGGCGGTGGAATACTGGCAACTGATTGCGCGCCTGCCGGGGCAAAAAGGCCGGGCACAGGCGCAGCTTCAGGCGCTGAATAATCAGTATCCGGGGGATGTGCAGTTACGCCTGCAACTGGCGCAGATGGCGTTTGACGAAGGGGATAACGCCAAAGCGGTCAGGCTGATTAAGCAAATCGCCGCCACCAGTGAAGGGCATTCTCCCGCCGCTGATTTATGGCTGGCAAAGATTAAAGACCAGCCTGTGGGCAATCCGACCGTTGATGCCCTGCAGCAGTTTATTGCGACGTTCGACAGCGGTCCGCAGGTGATTGCCGCGCAGCAGGAACTTCAGCGCCAGCAGGCGTTGCTGGCCGATCCTCGTTATCAGGCGCGACTCCGCGGTCTGGCGCAGATTAATAATGGTGGTTCAACCGGTGCGATTGCGCCGCTGAAACAGGCATTGCAGGCGAAACCTGACGATGCCGAAGTTCTCGGTGCAATGGGGCTGGCTTATTCCCGCGCCGGTAACCGTCAGCAGGCGCTGACCCTGTTTCAGCGGGCGAAGGTCGCCGAAACCGACGGCTATAATGCAGGTAAATGGAACAGTCTGATCCAGACCAACAGTTACTGGCTGAAAATTGAACAGGGCGATAAGGCGTTGAAAGCCGGGCGGCTTGATCAGGCCGAAGCAGCCTACAATCAGGCGCAGCGTCTGGACTCCCGCGACCCGTGGGCGCTGATCGGCCTCGGGGATGTGGCGGTGGCGCGCAAAAATGACCCGATGGCGGAGCAGGCTTACCGCCGCGCACTGACGCTGGAGCACGACAACAGCAGCGCCCGGCGCGGGCTGGCGAACATCTATCAGCGTCAGTCGCCGCAAAAAGCGCTCGATTACATCAGTTCACTGCCTGCCGCTGCGAGGGCGAAACTCAGCGATAAACAGCGTGGGCTGCAACGTGACGTTGTCACTGGTCAGGCAGAGAAATATGCCGCCGCACACAACTGGCATCAGGCCGCGAACCGCTATGGCGAAGTGCTGAAGCTGGATCCGGACGATGTCTGGACGACCTACCATTACGCCAGTGCCCTGCGTGAAGCGGGCGAACCGGCGCAGGCGGATGCGGCTTTTGCGCAGTTTGCGGCGAAGCACCCGGCGGATCCGCAACAGGTTTACGCTTATTCGTTGTATCTGTCCGGCTCCGATCGTGACGCCGCCGCACTGCGCCATCTGAATACCTTGCCGCAGGCGAAATGGGACGACAACATGCGCGAAATGGCGCAGCGCATTCAGCTCGGTAAAACCCTGACTGCCATCGATACTTCCCTTGCTGCGGGTAATACCACGCGGGCGAAACAGCAGTTGCAGCAGGCTGATCTGCATGACCTCAGCCTGAATCAGCAACGACAGGTCGCCATGGCCTGGCGCGATGTTGGTGAAACCACCCAGGCCGCTGCGCTGATGCAGCCATTGAAAACAGCTGCGCGTTCACAACCGCCCGGCCAAGACAAGGCACTGATTTATCGCAACGCCGCCAGCCTGGAACAGCAACTCGGACAGCCAGAACTGGCGCGTGAGGATTTCGGGCAGGCAATGGTCGCCAGCGGTATCACCGGTAAAGTGCCGGAAGATAACGACAGCTATACGCGCCTGACCCGCAACAGTGGGACGGATGACTGGCTGAAACGCGGTATCCGCTCCGACGCACATGATCTGTACCGTCAGCAGGATGTGAATTTCACGGTGGATACGGATTCCTGGACGTCGAGCGGTACGCCGGGTAAATCGGATCTCACGGCCAACACCACCATGTTGCAGGCGGATATGCCGGTGTATCAGGGCCGCGGATTCCTGCGGGCCGACTGGGTGCGTATGGATGCCGGAACCTTTGATAACGAAAACGGTGATTACGAAGCCAGTTTCGGCACCTGTAGTGATCAGAATTGCCGCCGTTACCGCAGCCAGACCGCTAACGGCGTCAGCCTTGGCGCGGGCTGGGAAAATGACAAATGGAAAGGGGATTTAGGCACCACGCCGCTGGGCTTCCCGGTTGTCGACTGGGTCGGCGGGCTGGCTTACCGTGGTGACTGGGGCGATATCGGCTGGACGACCACGGTTTCACGCCGTCCGGTTTCCAGCTCATTACTTTCATTCGCGGGCGCAAAAGATCCGGGCACCGGCACCACCTGGGGCGGCGTTCGCGCGACCGGTGCCAGCCTGGGGTTAAGTTACGATCAGGGGCTGGCTAACGGCGTGTGGGCTGATCTCAGCGCGCATCAGCTGACGGGTGAAAATGTTGAAGACAATACCCGCGAACGCCTGATGGGCGGTTATTACTACAAAGTCATCAACGAAGATAACCGCCGCGCCACGGTGGGCCTCAGCTCCATGCTCTGGCATTACCAGAAAGACCTCAGCGGTTACACACTGGGACAGGGCGGTTACTACAGTCCGCAGCAATATTTCTCACTCTCAGTGCCCGTCAGTTATCGCCAGCGAACTGAAAACTGGTCATGGCAACTCGGTGGTTCGGTCTCCTGGTCACGTTCCTCAACCCGCGATCAGAAACGTTATCCGATCCAGAATCTGATCCCGGATTCATTACCGGATAAAAATGCCACCGAAACCGGCAGCAGTGGATCCGGTTTTGGCTATACCTTGCAGGCACTGGTTGAACGGCGGGTCAGTTCTCACTGGACCGTCGGCGGAGGAATTGATATTCAACAGGCGAAGGATTACACGCCAAGCCACTTTCTGCTTTACGCGAGATATTCGATGAGCGGCTGGCAAGGGGACCTGGATATGCCGCCGGAACCGTTAGTGCCGTATGCGGACTTTAAGTAGGGTTTTAGACGAAAAATATCGCGATTTGAAGGGTGAGCATGGACAACTCCCTCCCCTGCGAAGGGGAGGGTTGGGGTGGGGTATTAAAGGTAAATCAGAAGGTTAGAGTGTGCGCTGGCTATGGTTTTGTCTGTAAAACCCCCTCCCGTCCTCCCCCTTCGCAGGGGGAGGAGCAAAGGAAAAACAGCTATTTAGCCACTGTTCCCTGTTTATAAGCATCTTCCCCCCAGCCCACCATCCCTTCCAGCAACTGTTTCAATAACACCTGCAATTCGGCCGCCTTATCAGGCGAGTAAGCAAACGGCTCCATCTCCTCCATGTAATTCACCTGCGCCAGCTCAAGCTGAACAGCGTGAATATCTCTGTCAGGCTGGCCGTAAGCCCGCGTGATATAGCCCCCTTTAAACCGGCCATTAAGCACATGACTGAAGCGGGTTTGCTGCTGGCAGGTTCTCTCAAGGATTTCACTCAGCGCCGGTGAACAGCTTGCGCCGCTGTTGGTGCCGAGGTTG encodes the following:
- a CDS encoding FadR/GntR family transcriptional regulator encodes the protein MALPTLKVERLYRQISNVLINCINTGQFAPGAMIPSERDLSKQLGVSRSSIREALIALEITGWVEIRTGNGVYVSDPLPQATPAVQTVSTEEEFSLQSLVKARQVYESMTAELAAINGTDDQREKLKAIARELNELNANNDAFLEADRRFHMMISEMTGNEVLHDMMGYLWDKRRSRRFMRLESHYTEVDFAREMNADHQGILDAILAKDGAGARARMSRHLQHVYDQLFAE
- a CDS encoding cellulose biosynthesis protein BcsC, with the protein product MNTHRTHLFFRSRLALTVGLALLTAPAVSAPVVSPEQWLLEQVRIGEASHQDDLVRQSLFRLELMDPQNPKVMSARLRLHLREGDQAKAQQQLEKIKQVAPGSDEYRQAQRSLKIASPEMQQKLQQTRLLATAGRLDEAKAQYDELFGDQPPTLDLAVEYWQLIARLPGQKGRAQAQLQALNNQYPGDVQLRLQLAQMAFDEGDNAKAVRLIKQIAATSEGHSPAADLWLAKIKDQPVGNPTVDALQQFIATFDSGPQVIAAQQELQRQQALLADPRYQARLRGLAQINNGGSTGAIAPLKQALQAKPDDAEVLGAMGLAYSRAGNRQQALTLFQRAKVAETDGYNAGKWNSLIQTNSYWLKIEQGDKALKAGRLDQAEAAYNQAQRLDSRDPWALIGLGDVAVARKNDPMAEQAYRRALTLEHDNSSARRGLANIYQRQSPQKALDYISSLPAAARAKLSDKQRGLQRDVVTGQAEKYAAAHNWHQAANRYGEVLKLDPDDVWTTYHYASALREAGEPAQADAAFAQFAAKHPADPQQVYAYSLYLSGSDRDAAALRHLNTLPQAKWDDNMREMAQRIQLGKTLTAIDTSLAAGNTTRAKQQLQQADLHDLSLNQQRQVAMAWRDVGETTQAAALMQPLKTAARSQPPGQDKALIYRNAASLEQQLGQPELAREDFGQAMVASGITGKVPEDNDSYTRLTRNSGTDDWLKRGIRSDAHDLYRQQDVNFTVDTDSWTSSGTPGKSDLTANTTMLQADMPVYQGRGFLRADWVRMDAGTFDNENGDYEASFGTCSDQNCRRYRSQTANGVSLGAGWENDKWKGDLGTTPLGFPVVDWVGGLAYRGDWGDIGWTTTVSRRPVSSSLLSFAGAKDPGTGTTWGGVRATGASLGLSYDQGLANGVWADLSAHQLTGENVEDNTRERLMGGYYYKVINEDNRRATVGLSSMLWHYQKDLSGYTLGQGGYYSPQQYFSLSVPVSYRQRTENWSWQLGGSVSWSRSSTRDQKRYPIQNLIPDSLPDKNATETGSSGSGFGYTLQALVERRVSSHWTVGGGIDIQQAKDYTPSHFLLYARYSMSGWQGDLDMPPEPLVPYADFK
- the bcsB gene encoding cellulose biosynthesis cyclic di-GMP-binding regulatory protein BcsB translates to MKRLPITPFMASALMTLALGSAAPAFSEQAPAPAVPGNATPAPEVTLPGVAPAVNPMIIPGAPVRSVTLPFADVAPKPGAIILRGIQPNGQIEFGVRSDEVVTQATLNLEFTPSPSLIPVQSHLKVYLNDQLMGVEVIDKDQPGKKNHLQMTIDPRYVTDFNRIRLEFIGHYQNVCENPANTTLWLEIGKGSSLSLQYQKLPLSNDLAHFPVPFFDARDSRPLSLPMVFATSPDASQQQAAAILASWFGSKAQWRGQSFPTLYNQLPDSHAVVFATNGKRPDFLKEMPPVKGPVVQMVSRPDNPYVKMLLILGRDDQDLLTAVKGIAQGNILFRGETIGVGKVERIQPRQPYDAPNWVRTDRPMNFGELKQYAEQLQSDGIQPNPVTLNINLPPDLFLINSTGIDMRLKYRYTSPQLKNTSRLSISLNNQFVQDLTLKTGHDEDSQLLHLSLLQGLLDGSKDLNIPALKLGAVNQMRFDFDYTSLLASGADGRCETYNSVPNHVVIDDGSTIDFSGYRHFMAMPDLRAFANAGFPFSRLADLSQTLVLVQSKPQPVQLTTLLDAMGNIGALTGYPALGVGLTEDAAKAKSTDADLLVIGNLPADLRDDSMRDDTKANLLIGAVRDTVNTPVRQVSLPDNAAPDGDARVDASAQISAQGPIAAIVGVRSPYFDQRSIVALMANGQQGFEMLNTSMQDTQQRARIFGSVAVVRDSGVSSLQVGDTYYVGHLPWWERVWNALANHPVLLAVMAVISVLLAAILLWTGLRSLARRRLSDDDQE